The Coffea arabica cultivar ET-39 chromosome 4e, Coffea Arabica ET-39 HiFi, whole genome shotgun sequence genome includes a window with the following:
- the LOC113741172 gene encoding uncharacterized protein — MTSILAYRNPQKSYLGREQVAESGSYHYQGNRPLFKSTKLDVSHLQRTEVGSLNPQHRPLQIMKNSKTPCAVALPAKPSRVVGKDNLKAACKKPILSGKAYARLIQLSSTNMKVLGKEAKSQNFNASGASATTSCHPMPSSHPLEKVRKEISESEYLPGGNRGLHGFSSSKSRVLTDRSARLEPKSSTQKNKILEGESKHKVQERNATSGEVHKDVCLENVVKVQYKLSQVNRDKRGGGSEFMELRKSKAALKMARAGFRDLELNLTAGVSPASGSSSVSGSQYKVLEALKQFEKLYLQLRREENQGLKGRAYATARNCIKAAMILRREGKWINTDQNIGNVSGIEIGAKFQFRAELAVVGLHHQLFRGISYARFGSKTYAISIVNSGRYENVTKSSDVFIYTGEGGNPNVTNKKPRDQKMVMGNLALKNNMVDNFPVRVIHCRKTLKAFDTLGINNGKGLAYVYDGLYTVVGCWEVRDQLGKLAFKFEMKRLVE, encoded by the coding sequence ATGACAAGCATTTTAGCTTATAGAAATCCTCAGAAATCGTACCTGGGAAGAGAGCAAGTGGCTGAAAGTGGCAGTTATCACTATCAGGGAAATCGTCCCCTCTTTAAGAGTACTAAGCTTGATGTCTCTCATCTCCAGCGCACTGAAGTTGGCTCTTTAAATCCTCAACACAGGCCTCTGCAGATCATGAAAAATTCCAAAACTCCATGTGCTGTGGCTCTACCAGCTAAACCTTCAAGAGTTGTTGGAAAAGATAATTTGAAAGCTGCTTGTAAGAAACCAATTCTGTCTGGTAAGGCTTATGCTCGTCTTATACAATTGTCTTCAACCAATATGAAAGTCCTAGGGAAGGAAGCTAAGTCACAAAATTTTAATGCAAGTGGTGCAAGTGCAACAACATCATGCCACCCTATGCCTAGTAGTCATCCACTTGAGAAGGTCAGAAAAGAGATTTCTGAATCTGAGTATTTGCCAGGAGGCAATCGAGGCCTGCATGGTTTCTCTTCTTCTAAGTCCAGGGTTTTGACTGATAGAAGTGCTCGGTTAGAACCAAAGTCATCGACTCAGAAAAATAAGATTCTGGAGGGGGAGAGCAAACATAAAGTTCAGGAAAGGAATGCCACTTCGGGAGAAGTGCATAAGGATGTCTGTCTTGAAAATGTGGTCAAAGTTCAATACAAACTTAGTCAGGTAAACAGAGATAAAAGAGGTGGGGGATCTGAGTTTATGGAATTGAGGAAAAGTAAAGCTGCATTAAAAATGGCTAGAGCTGGATTTAGAGATTTGGAACTGAATTTGACTGCAGGTGTATCTCCTGCCTCAGGTTCTAGTAGTGTCTCTGGTAGTCAGTACAAAGTGTTGGAGGCACTGAAGCAGTTTGAAAAGTTATACTTACAACTTCGGCGAGAAGAAAACCAAGGGTTGAAGGGCCGAGCGTATGCTACTGCTCGTAATTGCATAAAGGCAGCAATGATTCTGAGGAGAGAAGGAAAGTGGATCAACACTGATCAAAATATTGGAAATGTGTCTGGTATTGAAATTGGTGCTAAATTTCAGTTTAGGGCTGAACTTGCTGTAGTTGGCCTACATCACCAACTTTTTCGTGGTATTTCATATGCTAGATTTGGCAGCAAAACTTATGCAATTAGCATTGTGAACTCGGGTCGTTATGAAAATGTCACCAAGTCTTCTGATGTATTCATCTACACAGGTGAAGGGGGGAATCCAAATGTTACAAATAAGAAGCCCAGGGACCAAAAAATGGTTATGGGGAACCTTGCTTTGAAGAACAACATGGTTGACAATTTTCCTGTGAGGGTCATTCATTGTCGTAAAACTCTTAAAGCATTTGATACCTTAGGAATTAACAATGGGAAGGGTCTCGCATATGTCTACGATGGGCTGTACACCGTCGTCGGTTGCTGGGAGGTGAGAGATCAACTTGGTAAGCTGGCAttcaagtttgaaatgaaaaggcTGGTAGAATGA